In one Armatimonadota bacterium genomic region, the following are encoded:
- a CDS encoding phage holin family protein, which translates to MMAQRTPTEAEGAGEVARRLATNLAAFLQTYGALAGEEARAKARDLAVGAVLLGGAAVGMVIGLVLAVTTVVLALATVLPAWLAALVVAAAVVGGAAILVLVALRRLRRPRLQQVVQAFREDVRWLRSELFGRG; encoded by the coding sequence ATGATGGCGCAGCGGACACCGACCGAGGCTGAAGGGGCGGGGGAGGTGGCGCGCCGGCTGGCGACGAACCTCGCCGCCTTCCTCCAGACCTACGGGGCCCTGGCGGGGGAGGAAGCGCGCGCGAAGGCGCGCGACCTGGCCGTGGGGGCCGTGCTGCTCGGCGGCGCGGCCGTCGGCATGGTGATCGGCCTGGTGTTGGCGGTGACCACGGTGGTGCTGGCGCTGGCCACCGTGCTGCCGGCCTGGCTGGCGGCGCTTGTCGTCGCCGCCGCGGTGGTCGGGGGCGCCGCCATCCTGGTCCTGGTCGCGCTGCGGCGCCTGCGCCGGCCGCGGCTGCAGCAGGTAGTGCAGGCCTTCAGGGAGGACGTCCGGTGGCTGAGGAGCGAGCTCTTCGGGAGAGGCTAG
- a CDS encoding PIG-L family deacetylase encodes MRVSCIIPAYNEAATISAVVRAARACPEVDEVIVVSDGSTDETARRAADAGADRVIVLRRNQGKGNAVARAAREARGEVLLLLDADLRGLRPAHLTRLLAPVLHGQADMTVALFTEDRLHRWLSRLSGQRALRRHLLRPEVLSGTGFGLEVALDRWARRAGARMVRVRMSGVTHRRKRDKYGTMKGLRLQVRASSDLLRQARKAVPRPDPRRWITRRRSPPMAPLLLVVLIALALATPLLASRPPRAAAGRFPTLEPAGPQDRILAVVAHPDDEVLGAGGFLHEAHRAGAQVTVLVLTLGDANRVSAAVRGRRVRPTPQDFRAVGTQRQVETRRALQTLGLPPDAARFLGFPDRALALVADGVGAADAPAVRSRYTALDRAAYPAVLEPEAPYTAAALDRLVARVVREVRPTLVVTHAPLDRHPDHRAAFALAVRHRGTAPVITFVVHVPGFPRPLWALPGQPLLPPSGEVLPAGWTWAQFPLGAEARRRKAAALRVYQSQRVSPYLRLLLAGFVRSTELFALPPAE; translated from the coding sequence ATGAGGGTCTCGTGCATCATCCCGGCCTACAACGAGGCCGCGACGATCTCCGCGGTCGTCCGCGCGGCGCGGGCCTGTCCCGAGGTGGACGAGGTGATCGTCGTGTCGGACGGCTCCACGGACGAGACCGCCCGGCGGGCGGCGGACGCGGGCGCCGACCGGGTGATCGTCCTGCGCCGCAACCAGGGCAAGGGGAACGCCGTGGCCCGCGCCGCCCGGGAGGCGCGCGGCGAGGTCCTCCTGCTGCTGGACGCCGACCTCCGCGGCTTGCGCCCCGCCCACCTCACCCGCCTGCTCGCCCCGGTGCTGCACGGCCAGGCCGACATGACCGTGGCGCTCTTCACGGAGGACCGCCTCCACCGCTGGCTCAGCCGGCTCTCCGGCCAGCGCGCCCTGCGCCGTCACCTGCTGCGGCCCGAGGTCCTCAGCGGGACGGGCTTCGGGCTGGAGGTCGCGCTCGACCGGTGGGCGCGGCGCGCGGGCGCCCGGATGGTGCGGGTGCGCATGAGCGGGGTGACGCACCGGCGCAAGCGCGACAAGTACGGGACGATGAAGGGGCTGCGCCTGCAGGTGCGGGCTTCCTCCGACCTGCTGCGCCAGGCCCGCAAGGCCGTGCCGCGGCCCGACCCGCGGCGGTGGATCACGCGCCGGAGGTCGCCGCCTATGGCGCCGTTGCTGCTCGTGGTGCTGATCGCCCTGGCCCTGGCCACACCGCTGCTGGCCTCCCGTCCGCCCCGCGCGGCGGCCGGGCGCTTCCCGACGCTGGAGCCGGCCGGGCCCCAGGACCGCATCCTCGCCGTCGTGGCCCACCCCGACGACGAGGTGCTGGGGGCGGGAGGCTTCCTGCACGAGGCGCACCGTGCCGGGGCACAGGTCACCGTGCTGGTCCTCACGCTGGGAGACGCCAACCGGGTGAGCGCGGCGGTGCGCGGGCGCCGCGTCCGTCCCACGCCCCAGGACTTCCGGGCCGTGGGGACGCAGCGCCAGGTCGAGACGCGGCGCGCTCTCCAGACGCTGGGCCTGCCGCCCGATGCCGCCCGCTTCCTGGGCTTCCCCGACCGGGCGCTCGCCCTCGTGGCCGATGGGGTGGGTGCGGCGGACGCGCCGGCCGTCCGGTCGCGCTACACCGCCCTCGACCGCGCCGCCTACCCGGCGGTGCTGGAGCCGGAGGCGCCGTACACCGCGGCCGCGCTCGACCGTCTGGTGGCCCGCGTGGTCCGGGAGGTCCGGCCCACGCTGGTGGTGACGCACGCGCCGCTCGACCGCCACCCCGACCACCGCGCCGCCTTTGCCCTGGCCGTCCGCCACCGGGGCACGGCCCCCGTGATCACCTTCGTCGTCCACGTGCCGGGCTTTCCCCGGCCGCTGTGGGCCTTGCCCGGACAGCCGCTCCTGCCGCCGTCCGGAGAGGTCCTGCCGGCGGGCTGGACGTGGGCCCAGTTTCCCCTCGGCGCCGAGGCGCGCCGCCGCAAGGCGGCGGCGCTGCGGGTATACCAGAGCCAGCGGGTCTCGCCCTACCTCCGGCTGCTGCTGGCCGGCTTCGTCCGCAGCACGGAGCTCTTCGCGCTACCGCCGGCGGAGTGA
- a CDS encoding polyprenyl synthetase family protein has product METFEARGLHEVPADQNAASADQAVALDRLYAPVRPDLERLDDLLRAELVEEDPFIGELVAYVLATRGKLLRPALACLAARAVGDADHGQDRLYVAATVELIHIASLIHDDIIDQADRRRGNPSVNVQWGNQIAVLLGDLLFARAFDLISRVRHPAVAPAVAEAAVRMSQAEIKQLKYSGEPHAREEVYLEIIEGKTAALLAAACRAGALAGGATAGQADALGAFGLRFGMAFQITDDTLDVAGAPEALGKPIGSDIEGGRVTLPVIHALRSASEADRMALERLLRASADGEGRAGSGQAAAARAILDRYEAIPYALGLARRYAAAAGEALSALPPSEARESLRGLAEFVVVRAR; this is encoded by the coding sequence GTGGAGACGTTCGAAGCCCGGGGTCTGCACGAGGTGCCTGCCGACCAGAACGCGGCGTCCGCCGACCAGGCGGTCGCGCTGGACCGGCTCTACGCGCCCGTTCGGCCGGACCTGGAGCGGCTCGACGACCTCCTGCGCGCCGAACTGGTGGAAGAGGACCCGTTCATCGGCGAGCTGGTGGCCTACGTGCTGGCCACCCGCGGCAAGCTGCTCCGCCCGGCCCTGGCCTGTCTGGCCGCCCGGGCGGTGGGCGATGCCGACCACGGGCAGGACCGGCTCTACGTGGCCGCCACTGTCGAGCTCATCCACATCGCCTCGCTGATCCACGACGACATCATCGACCAGGCCGACCGCCGGCGCGGCAACCCCAGCGTGAACGTGCAGTGGGGCAACCAGATCGCCGTGCTGCTGGGGGACCTCCTCTTCGCGCGGGCCTTCGACCTGATCAGCCGGGTGCGCCACCCCGCCGTGGCCCCGGCGGTGGCCGAGGCCGCCGTGCGCATGAGCCAGGCCGAGATCAAGCAGCTCAAGTACAGCGGCGAGCCGCACGCTCGCGAGGAGGTCTACCTGGAGATCATCGAGGGGAAGACAGCGGCGCTGCTGGCCGCGGCCTGCCGCGCCGGGGCCCTGGCCGGCGGCGCGACGGCCGGGCAGGCCGACGCCCTGGGCGCGTTCGGGCTGCGCTTCGGCATGGCCTTTCAGATCACCGACGACACGCTGGACGTGGCGGGGGCCCCGGAGGCCCTTGGCAAGCCCATCGGCTCCGACATCGAGGGCGGGCGCGTGACGCTGCCGGTCATCCACGCGCTCCGGAGCGCCTCGGAGGCGGACCGCATGGCGCTGGAGCGGCTCCTGCGCGCCTCGGCGGATGGCGAGGGTCGCGCGGGGTCCGGGCAGGCCGCCGCGGCCCGGGCCATCCTCGACCGGTACGAGGCCATCCCCTACGCGCTCGGGCTGGCCCGGCGCTATGCCGCCGCCGCGGGGGAGGCGCTGTCGGCCCTGCCGCCCTCGGAGGCCAGGGAGAGCCTGCGGGGGCTGGCGGAGTTCGTCGTCGTCCGCGCGCGATGA
- a CDS encoding cupredoxin domain-containing protein, producing MERRVGVMVVLLVAVLVLGACGRRGGAPTGQATPPPEATAPGATPGAGATVTVEEKEFAFSPAPITVPAAGPVTFRIENKGSVEHNFLVCQGPPQEGQPGCPQGTHVDLEAIPPGESETVTVTLPAGTYKVVCTVPGHEEAGMMTTLRVGQ from the coding sequence ATGGAGCGAAGGGTCGGAGTCATGGTCGTGCTGCTGGTCGCCGTGCTGGTCCTGGGGGCCTGTGGACGGCGCGGTGGAGCCCCGACGGGTCAGGCCACCCCTCCCCCCGAGGCGACGGCGCCGGGGGCCACGCCCGGGGCCGGGGCGACGGTGACGGTAGAGGAGAAGGAGTTCGCCTTCTCCCCCGCTCCGATCACCGTGCCAGCCGCCGGACCGGTGACCTTCCGCATCGAGAACAAGGGGTCCGTCGAGCACAACTTCCTGGTGTGCCAGGGTCCGCCTCAGGAAGGGCAGCCGGGCTGCCCCCAGGGGACCCACGTCGACCTCGAGGCCATCCCGCCGGGAGAGAGCGAGACGGTGACCGTGACCCTTCCGGCGGGGACCTACAAGGTCGTCTGCACGGTGCCCGGGCACGAGGAAGCCGGGATGATGACGACCCTGCGCGTCGGCCAGTGA
- a CDS encoding hydrogenase iron-sulfur subunit: MDQETLTAEARPRTGAQGPVVVGFVCVWSVGLDGLVDERGCLRAFPSVQVISVPCSGFVRPNWLEEALRLGAAGAFVTGCPYGDCLNREGNYLMRDRVEQLERRLQRRRVEPARVAMLAHGLHDQTGFLEAVGAFLRRLEALGPAVPAARPGGAGAAPAVRPRPGGAAPPARPATASERAEEETP; encoded by the coding sequence GTGGACCAGGAGACGCTGACCGCTGAGGCTCGACCCCGCACCGGCGCGCAAGGGCCCGTGGTGGTGGGCTTCGTGTGCGTCTGGTCGGTCGGGCTGGACGGGCTCGTCGACGAGCGGGGGTGCCTGCGCGCCTTCCCGTCGGTGCAGGTGATCTCCGTGCCCTGCTCGGGGTTCGTCCGGCCGAACTGGCTGGAGGAGGCGCTGCGCCTGGGTGCGGCCGGCGCCTTCGTCACCGGCTGCCCCTACGGCGACTGCCTCAACCGCGAGGGGAACTACCTGATGCGGGACCGGGTTGAACAGCTGGAGCGCCGGCTGCAGCGCCGCCGGGTGGAGCCGGCGCGCGTGGCCATGCTGGCCCACGGGCTCCACGACCAGACGGGGTTCCTGGAGGCGGTGGGGGCCTTCCTGCGCCGGCTGGAGGCGCTGGGCCCGGCCGTGCCGGCGGCGCGCCCGGGAGGGGCGGGGGCTGCGCCGGCTGTGCGGCCGCGTCCGGGCGGGGCCGCGCCGCCCGCCCGCCCCGCCACGGCGTCGGAGCGAGCCGAGGAGGAGACGCCGTGA
- a CDS encoding cytochrome b N-terminal domain-containing protein, giving the protein MRTTPYRRLVAWFLRQTLRLDVAINRLYPTDFNPLYYTGGLANFFLIVLVVSGILLLFYYVADLEGAHRSVAFITEQVPYGDLLRGVHRYAGDAFILAALLHLLRNWFTERYLYARDNPWISGMFLLLLGWFIGVNGYQLVWDDRAQAVTVLLVRMLQAVPLVGETLVRLLLGDVGVTRATLPRLLFLHVGTASFLYILLWWHYVRVRHPKVWPPATWVLTLLGVLVLLSALIPPAAGQPALPGQGTTAVPLDLFFLLPFWLAGFVPPGLVLAGLLLLFLLGFVIPYVGEEPRTDPVRHAGVAQVVDGNCTGCELCYYDCPYNAIVMVPSPYPGVTKAAANRKLLAVVIDSRCVECGICIGACPFEALELPKVLEADVRRRMAEAVAVTA; this is encoded by the coding sequence ATGAGGACGACCCCCTACCGGCGGCTGGTGGCCTGGTTCCTCCGCCAGACCCTCCGGCTGGACGTGGCCATCAACCGCCTCTACCCGACCGACTTCAACCCGCTCTACTACACGGGGGGGCTGGCGAACTTCTTCCTGATCGTCCTGGTCGTCTCCGGCATCCTGCTCCTCTTCTACTACGTGGCCGACCTGGAGGGGGCGCACCGCTCCGTCGCCTTCATCACCGAGCAGGTCCCCTACGGCGACCTCCTGCGCGGCGTCCACCGCTACGCTGGCGACGCCTTCATCCTGGCCGCCCTCCTCCACCTGCTGCGCAACTGGTTCACGGAGCGCTACCTGTACGCGCGGGACAACCCCTGGATCTCGGGGATGTTCCTCCTCCTCCTGGGGTGGTTCATCGGCGTGAACGGCTACCAGCTGGTCTGGGACGACCGGGCCCAGGCCGTCACCGTCCTCTTGGTGCGGATGCTGCAGGCGGTGCCGCTGGTGGGGGAGACGCTGGTGCGGCTCCTCCTCGGCGATGTGGGCGTCACCCGGGCGACCCTGCCGCGGCTGCTCTTCCTGCACGTCGGGACGGCGTCGTTCCTCTACATCCTCCTGTGGTGGCACTACGTGCGGGTGCGCCACCCCAAGGTCTGGCCGCCCGCCACCTGGGTGCTCACGCTGCTGGGCGTCCTCGTCCTCCTCTCCGCACTCATCCCGCCGGCGGCGGGGCAGCCGGCGCTGCCGGGGCAGGGGACGACCGCCGTCCCCCTCGACCTCTTCTTCCTCCTCCCGTTCTGGCTGGCCGGGTTCGTCCCGCCGGGGCTGGTGCTGGCCGGCCTGCTCCTCCTCTTCCTGCTCGGCTTCGTCATCCCCTACGTGGGGGAGGAGCCGCGGACCGACCCGGTCCGCCACGCCGGGGTGGCCCAGGTGGTGGACGGCAACTGCACCGGCTGCGAGCTCTGCTACTACGACTGCCCGTACAATGCCATCGTCATGGTCCCCTCGCCCTACCCGGGGGTGACCAAGGCGGCGGCCAACCGCAAGCTGCTGGCGGTGGTGATCGACTCGCGCTGCGTGGAGTGTGGGATCTGCATCGGCGCCTGCCCCTTCGAGGCGCTCGAGCTGCCGAAGGTCCTGGAGGCCGACGTGCGCCGGCGCATGGCCGAGGCCGTGGCGGTGACGGCCTGA
- a CDS encoding cytochrome b N-terminal domain-containing protein — MGLVADWLRERKEHLDLFDETRTAQQGNPLYLLGPMIYFFWLVTVISGVILMLWYEPTTTGAYDSVRRIQEEIPLGWLVRGVHKYAADGIFLGIILRIYRMYFAGEYKRPGELGWMLFFLGLVLMMISGVTGYLLIWNQRSFWAAKTILTVPVYLDELTAPLSRWLGYNLNFGSMIAYVFLGGSAIGQATITRFYALHFGISLVLLVLIEFYFYRTRRKRLNMSLFPMALFLAMLVFISHPDVLPAELGRRADPNRTPLPILSDWYFLALYQYVKYTPPLWAGLGPGLLIGIGMLVPFLDRSRSRHPLDRPFFLVLGIWALFLFLAFTTLILWNIAVIEREPPLVLLTTAIVMGLGFLWHLLRRRRQLRAAAVPPAARPTTRAPERPAPAPSVLAGQSGEPA; from the coding sequence ATGGGCCTGGTCGCCGACTGGCTCCGCGAGCGCAAGGAGCACCTGGACCTCTTCGACGAGACCCGCACCGCCCAGCAGGGCAACCCCCTCTACCTGCTGGGCCCGATGATCTACTTCTTCTGGCTCGTCACCGTCATCAGCGGGGTCATCCTGATGCTCTGGTACGAGCCCACCACCACCGGGGCCTACGACTCGGTGCGGCGGATTCAGGAGGAGATCCCGCTGGGGTGGCTGGTGCGCGGCGTCCACAAGTACGCCGCCGACGGGATCTTCCTCGGGATCATCCTGCGCATCTACCGCATGTACTTCGCCGGGGAGTACAAGCGCCCGGGGGAGCTGGGGTGGATGCTCTTCTTCCTGGGGCTCGTGCTCATGATGATCTCCGGCGTCACCGGCTACCTCCTCATCTGGAACCAGCGCTCCTTCTGGGCCGCCAAGACCATCCTCACCGTGCCGGTCTACCTGGACGAGCTCACGGCCCCGCTCTCCCGGTGGCTGGGCTACAACCTGAACTTCGGCTCGATGATCGCCTACGTCTTCCTCGGCGGGTCGGCCATCGGGCAGGCTACCATCACGCGCTTCTACGCCCTCCACTTCGGCATCTCGCTGGTCCTGCTGGTGCTCATCGAGTTCTACTTCTACCGCACCCGGCGGAAGCGGCTGAACATGTCGCTCTTCCCCATGGCGCTCTTCCTGGCCATGCTGGTCTTCATCAGCCACCCGGACGTCCTGCCCGCCGAGCTGGGGCGGCGCGCCGACCCGAACCGCACGCCGCTGCCGATCCTCTCGGACTGGTACTTCCTGGCGCTCTACCAGTACGTGAAGTACACTCCGCCGCTGTGGGCGGGGCTGGGGCCGGGGCTGCTCATCGGTATCGGCATGCTCGTGCCCTTCCTCGACCGCAGCCGCTCGCGCCACCCGCTGGACCGGCCCTTCTTCCTGGTCCTGGGGATCTGGGCGCTCTTCCTCTTCCTGGCCTTCACGACGCTGATCCTGTGGAACATCGCCGTCATCGAGCGCGAGCCGCCGCTCGTGCTGCTCACCACCGCCATCGTCATGGGGCTGGGCTTCCTCTGGCACCTGCTGCGACGGCGCCGGCAGCTGCGGGCCGCCGCCGTCCCGCCGGCCGCCCGCCCCACGACGCGGGCGCCTGAGCGCCCGGCACCCGCGCCCTCGGTCCTGGCCGGACAGTCGGGGGAGCCCGCCTGA
- a CDS encoding Rieske 2Fe-2S domain-containing protein yields the protein MVERPERLARRGFLRLVTAVPIVAAAAAFLSPLLRLLKPNTRPFEVLYEPTVHDVPVGEVTVAATLDEVARPWDFKYFVFTQRYPQYTPEGLRAANVPAVVIRLPYKIRLPWDWARTIGKTPQLQESDIIVFSRICPHLGCIYNYVPNWQEVTAGYGGYVPPPPRRHALMACPCHLSIYDPADPQQPGRVLSGPAPRPPRTFLYEIRGHQIVVTDVEPGGIA from the coding sequence ATGGTGGAGCGTCCGGAGCGGCTCGCACGCCGCGGCTTCTTGCGCCTGGTGACCGCCGTGCCCATCGTGGCCGCGGCGGCGGCCTTCCTCTCGCCGCTGCTGCGCCTGCTCAAGCCCAACACGCGCCCCTTTGAAGTGCTCTACGAGCCCACGGTCCACGACGTCCCGGTGGGGGAGGTGACCGTGGCCGCCACCCTGGACGAGGTGGCCCGGCCGTGGGACTTCAAGTACTTCGTCTTCACCCAGCGCTACCCGCAGTACACCCCGGAGGGGCTGCGGGCGGCCAACGTCCCCGCCGTGGTCATCCGGCTCCCCTACAAGATCCGGCTGCCCTGGGACTGGGCCCGGACCATCGGCAAGACCCCGCAGCTGCAGGAGAGCGACATCATCGTCTTCTCGCGCATCTGCCCGCACCTCGGGTGCATCTACAACTACGTGCCGAACTGGCAGGAGGTCACCGCCGGGTACGGCGGCTACGTGCCGCCCCCGCCGCGCCGTCACGCGCTGATGGCTTGCCCGTGCCACCTCTCCATCTACGACCCCGCGGACCCGCAGCAGCCCGGGCGTGTGCTCTCCGGGCCGGCCCCGCGGCCGCCGCGTACCTTCCTCTACGAGATCCGGGGCCACCAGATCGTCGTGACGGACGTGGAGCCGGGGGGCATTGCCTGA
- a CDS encoding c-type cytochrome, producing the protein MTLAAVLLLAACQPTVRLQTPPLPEVPLEAHPIVPVVPSAEAGRVVFERNCAFCHGTAGRGDGPAARGLRAPRKNPFTDTMRLLGIRVRGEDLPSRPANFTNLVQMRLNSPAAMYETVTLGRPHTAMPAFGPDPAYGANDGLPDRRDGTKRFLPDADRWHVVFYEWTFATSPQQIARGQALYQARPFDLEVAGAGRGPVTCAGCHGPNGDGRGGRLSGLMARTRWGWMLGRGPGIFTDRDFMVKRKPTELFAGITDRHPFVRIPGRPQVPAYKRLLREDELWALVDYLWTFVYRYAPPAAGAP; encoded by the coding sequence GTGACCCTGGCCGCGGTCCTGCTCCTCGCCGCCTGCCAGCCCACGGTGCGCCTCCAGACCCCGCCGCTCCCGGAGGTCCCGCTGGAGGCGCACCCCATCGTCCCTGTCGTCCCCTCGGCGGAGGCGGGGCGGGTGGTCTTCGAGCGCAACTGCGCCTTCTGCCACGGGACGGCCGGACGGGGAGACGGGCCAGCGGCGCGGGGACTGCGGGCCCCGCGGAAGAACCCCTTCACCGACACGATGCGCCTGCTGGGGATCCGGGTGCGCGGCGAGGACCTCCCCTCGCGCCCGGCCAACTTCACCAACCTCGTGCAGATGCGGCTGAACAGCCCGGCCGCGATGTACGAGACCGTCACCCTGGGGCGGCCGCACACGGCGATGCCCGCCTTCGGCCCCGATCCGGCCTACGGCGCCAACGACGGGTTGCCCGACCGCCGGGACGGGACGAAGCGCTTCCTCCCGGACGCCGACCGGTGGCACGTGGTCTTCTACGAGTGGACCTTCGCCACCTCGCCCCAGCAGATCGCCCGCGGCCAGGCCCTCTACCAGGCACGCCCCTTCGACCTGGAGGTGGCCGGGGCGGGGCGCGGCCCGGTGACGTGCGCGGGGTGCCACGGCCCCAACGGCGACGGGCGGGGCGGGCGGCTCAGCGGGCTGATGGCCCGCACCCGGTGGGGGTGGATGCTGGGGCGCGGTCCCGGGATCTTCACCGACCGGGACTTCATGGTGAAGCGCAAGCCCACCGAGCTCTTCGCCGGCATCACCGACCGTCACCCCTTCGTCCGGATCCCCGGCCGGCCGCAGGTGCCGGCCTACAAGCGCCTCCTGCGCGAGGACGAGCTCTGGGCCCTGGTCGACTACCTGTGGACCTTCGTCTACCGCTACGCCCCGCCAGCCGCGGGCGCGCCTTGA
- the bcp gene encoding thioredoxin-dependent thiol peroxidase has product MAALSVGMEAPDFTLPDAEGRPVRLRDFRGRTVVLYFYPKDDTPGCTVEACGFRDAYDRYVEAGAVVIGISPDDVASHARFARKYGLPFLLLADPDHRVAEAYGVWKEKHQYGRTFWGIERTTFVIDEEGRISRVFERVRPQGHSDEVLEALRR; this is encoded by the coding sequence ATGGCCGCGCTGAGCGTGGGCATGGAGGCTCCCGACTTCACGCTGCCGGACGCGGAGGGGCGTCCGGTGCGGTTGCGCGACTTCCGCGGGCGTACCGTCGTTCTGTACTTCTACCCCAAGGACGACACCCCGGGCTGCACCGTCGAGGCGTGCGGCTTCCGCGACGCCTACGACCGCTACGTGGAGGCCGGGGCGGTGGTGATCGGCATCAGCCCCGACGACGTCGCCTCCCACGCGCGCTTCGCCCGCAAGTACGGGCTCCCCTTCCTGCTGCTCGCCGATCCCGATCACCGGGTGGCGGAGGCGTACGGGGTGTGGAAGGAGAAGCACCAGTACGGCCGGACCTTCTGGGGGATCGAGCGGACCACCTTCGTCATCGACGAGGAGGGGAGGATCAGCCGGGTGTTCGAGCGCGTGCGGCCGCAGGGCCACAGCGACGAGGTGCTGGAGGCGCTGCGCCGGTGA
- the bshB1 gene encoding bacillithiol biosynthesis deacetylase BshB1, which translates to MRILAIGPHPDDVEIGMGGTVAALVRQGHSVVLCDLTNGEPTPRGSPERRAVEAAEAARVLGVEWRITLPLPNREVADTVEARRQVAEVIREVRPDVLFVPYWVDAHPDHVAGAALGEAARFYAKLTRTTMRGDPTYPSRVVHFITSHYRLHVTPTFLFDISATMEQKLRAVAAYPSQFADEEGGMPILEMLREVARYWGHLIGCRYAEPFVTREPVGLSSLEGFVLGARLDTKSRL; encoded by the coding sequence ATGCGCATCCTGGCCATCGGGCCCCACCCCGACGACGTGGAGATCGGCATGGGCGGGACGGTGGCCGCCCTGGTCCGCCAGGGCCACAGCGTGGTCCTCTGCGACCTCACCAACGGCGAACCCACGCCGCGCGGCAGCCCGGAGCGCCGGGCGGTGGAGGCCGCCGAGGCGGCCCGGGTGCTGGGGGTGGAGTGGCGCATCACCCTGCCGCTGCCCAACCGTGAGGTCGCCGACACCGTGGAGGCCCGTCGCCAGGTCGCCGAGGTCATCCGGGAGGTGCGCCCCGACGTGCTCTTCGTCCCGTACTGGGTGGACGCCCACCCCGACCACGTCGCCGGGGCGGCGCTGGGCGAAGCCGCCCGCTTCTACGCCAAGCTCACCCGGACGACCATGCGCGGCGACCCCACCTACCCGTCCCGGGTCGTCCACTTCATCACCTCCCACTACCGCCTGCACGTGACGCCCACGTTCCTCTTCGACATCAGCGCCACGATGGAGCAGAAGCTGCGGGCCGTTGCCGCCTACCCCTCCCAGTTCGCCGACGAGGAGGGCGGCATGCCGATCCTGGAGATGCTGCGCGAGGTGGCCCGCTACTGGGGCCACCTCATCGGGTGTCGCTACGCCGAGCCCTTCGTCACCCGGGAGCCCGTGGGGCTGTCCAGCCTGGAGGGCTTCGTCCTCGGCGCGCGATTGGACACCAAGTCCCGCCTGTGA
- a CDS encoding glycosyltransferase family 2 protein produces MENRALVVVPLYNEEATLREVLSEVRSAVPAADVLVVDDGSTDCSPAILAEAAARDPQVRVLTHPDNLGYGQALIDGFTWAVQRGYRRVVTIDCDAQHEPARIPAFLAALADADIVSGSRYLDPALRGDPPPPDRLALNRETTALLRRLTGYPLTDAWCGFKAYRGEALARLRLDEPGYGLPLQVWIQAWRLRLRVVELPVARVYKNPARRFWGGLDDPETRRRYYRSVLERELARAGLSLALASAE; encoded by the coding sequence ATGGAGAACCGCGCGCTCGTGGTCGTCCCGCTCTACAACGAAGAGGCCACCCTGCGGGAGGTGCTGTCGGAGGTGCGCAGTGCCGTCCCCGCCGCCGACGTCCTGGTGGTGGACGACGGCTCCACCGACTGCTCGCCGGCGATCCTGGCCGAGGCCGCCGCCCGTGACCCGCAGGTGCGCGTGCTGACCCACCCGGACAACCTGGGGTACGGGCAGGCGCTCATCGACGGCTTCACCTGGGCTGTCCAGCGCGGCTACCGCCGGGTGGTCACCATCGACTGCGATGCCCAGCACGAGCCCGCCCGCATCCCCGCCTTCCTGGCGGCGCTCGCCGACGCCGACATCGTCTCGGGCAGCCGCTACCTCGACCCGGCGCTGCGAGGCGACCCGCCGCCCCCTGACCGCCTGGCCCTCAACCGCGAGACGACGGCGCTCCTGCGGCGCCTCACCGGGTACCCCCTCACCGACGCCTGGTGCGGGTTCAAGGCCTACCGGGGCGAGGCGCTGGCGCGGCTGCGGCTGGACGAGCCGGGCTACGGCCTCCCCCTCCAGGTGTGGATCCAGGCCTGGCGGCTGAGGCTGCGCGTGGTGGAGCTGCCGGTCGCCCGGGTCTACAAGAACCCGGCGCGGCGCTTCTGGGGCGGGCTCGACGATCCCGAGACGCGGCGGCGCTACTACCGCTCGGTGCTGGAGCGGGAGCTGGCGCGGGCCGGGCTCTCCCTGGCGCTCGCCTCGGCCGAGTGA